CACAGCGAGGAAGGCGGCATATCCTTATGACTCAGAAGGCTCCGCCGCGGCGGGTCGCCCTGGGCATCGATCCAGGAACGGCAATTGTCGGATATGCTGTCGTAGCGGCCCAGGGCGACAGGCTCAGCTTACTCGCCTGCGATGTCATCACCACGCCCGCCGGTATGCCCTTACCTCAACGTCTCCAGCAAATCTATGAGCGCTTGGGGGAGATCATTAGCACTCACCAGCCGGCGGAGGCTGCAATGGAGGAGCTTTTTTTTGCCAAAAACGCTCGCACGGCGATGATGGTCGGCCAGGCCCGCGGTGTGGCCATGCTGGCCCTGGCAAACCACGGGCTGCCCATTGCAGAGTATACGCCACGCCAGGTGAAACAAGCGGTCACCGGCTACGGTAGCGCAGACAAGGCCCAGGTCGGGGAGATGGTGCGCATTTTGCTCAACCTGCGCTCCGTTCCTCGCCCCGATGATGCCGCAGATGCAGCAGCTATTGCCATCTGTCACCTCCATAGTTCCCACCTGATCAGAGCCAGCCTCCTTTCCGAGGACTTCCACCCCTCAGAATCAGGAGGATGGTAATCATTCCCCAAAAAGTCAGCAACCGTTACTCAGATCACGCCAGTGGCGTTACTTCCTATACGACAGCAGAGGGAGAGATAGGCAGGCAGGGATGATTGCGAGCATTCATGGCATTCTTGAAGCACAGCGCGAGGACCATTTGATCATCCGCGTGGGAGGCTTCGGGCTACGTGTCTTTGTGCCAGCCTCAACACGCACTCGCTTCAGTACGCCCGGCAGCGAAATCTCGCTCTATACTCACCTGCACGTCCGTGAGGACGGCCTGGCGCTCTACGGCTTCGCTGAGGAGGCTGAGCGCGATATGTTCGAGCTGTTGATCGGTGTC
The sequence above is a segment of the Thermogemmatispora onikobensis genome. Coding sequences within it:
- the ruvC gene encoding crossover junction endodeoxyribonuclease RuvC, with translation MTQKAPPRRVALGIDPGTAIVGYAVVAAQGDRLSLLACDVITTPAGMPLPQRLQQIYERLGEIISTHQPAEAAMEELFFAKNARTAMMVGQARGVAMLALANHGLPIAEYTPRQVKQAVTGYGSADKAQVGEMVRILLNLRSVPRPDDAADAAAIAICHLHSSHLIRASLLSEDFHPSESGGW